GCCGCGTGTTCTGGGCGACGATGGAGCAGTGGCAGGGTCCGCTTCCGCTGTCGTGGCCGGTCTACCCGCACCATCCGTTCGTCCCGGGGCACCCGCAGACGAATCGGACGCCGCGGTCGTCGGAGGTCCGCCAGGGCGGCCCGGTCGCCCTCGAGCTCATCCGCGCCCTCGGCGTGCAGACCGTCGTCGCGGTCGGGCGGAAGGCCCAGGGGGCGCTCGCCGAGGCGGGCATCGAGGCGCCGGCGGTGCGGCATCCCGCCCAGGGCGGCGCGCGGATGTTCACCGACCAGCTGCTCGCCCTCAACCGCGCGATGCTCGACGCGGGCTGAGGCCGGGCGGGCCAGGGCGCTCAGTCCAGGGCGACCGCGTCCCGGTGCTGCGCCGTCTTGTCGAGGTACACGGCCGCATTCTCCGCGATGCTTCGCAGCTCCTCGTCGGTCAGTTCGCGACGCACTTTCGCGGGGACCCCGGCCACGAGCGAGCGCGGCGGGATGTCGGCGCCCTGCGTGACGACCGCCCCGGCGGCGACGAGCGACCCGGTGCCGATGCGGGCGCCGTTCATGACGGTGGCGCTCATCCCGATCAGGACGTCGTCCTCGATCGTGCAGCCGTGGAGTACGGCGTTGTGGCCGACCGAGACCCGGGCGCCGACGGTCAGCGGGAAGGCGGGGTCGACATGGGCCGAGACGTTGTCCTGCAGGTTGGAGTCCGGTCCGATGACGATCGGAGCGTTGTCCGCCCGCACGACCGCTCCGTACCAGACGCTGGCGCCGGGATGGAGGGTGACGTCGCCCACGACGGTCGCGCCGGGGGCGACCCAGGCGTCGTCGGCGACCTTCGGGGACCGATCCCCGGGGAGGGCGAAGAGCATGGCGGTTCCTTCCTGCTGACGCCCTCACGGTACTTGACGAGCGCTTGGTCCGTGCCGTATATTCCTTCTGGAATAATCGAACCGGAAGCATCCATTTACATGTCCGAACCCCGCACCCTCACGCCCCTCGCGGTCGCCGCGCTCGCGCTGCTCGCCGAGCGTCCGTCGCATCCCTACGAGATGTACCAGACCCTCATGCAGCGGTCGGAGGACCGACTGGTCAAGGTGCGCCCGGGCTCGCTCTATCACACGGTCGACCGGCTCGAAGCGCACGGCTTCGTCCGCGCCACCGGCACCGAGCGCGAGGGCAACCGGCCCGAACGCACCACCTACGAGATCACCGACGACGGGACGCGCGCCCTCGGCGAGCGCATCACCGACATCATCGGCACACCCACCAACGAGTACCCCGAGTTCCCTCTCGGGCTCGGGGAGGCCCACAACCTCCCCGTAGAGACCGTCGTCGCGCTGCTCCGCAAGCGCGTCTCCCTCATCCGCGCCGACACCACGGTGCTGGATGACGCCGTTGCGCACCTGACCGAGCGCGGGGTCCCCGCGAAGTACTGGCTGGATGTGCGCTACCAACGAGCCCTCGCCGCCGCGGACGCGGCACTGCTCGAATCCCTGATCGCAGACCTCGAGACCGGCGTAGTGTCCTGGTCCGAGGAAAAGCACTGAGAGAAGACCTCATGGAACGTCAATACAAGCCGTGGCCCGCCCTCTGGGCCCTCGTCATCGGGTTCTTCATGATCCTGATCGACACGACCATCGTGTCGGTCGCCAACCCGTCGATCATGAAGGGCCTCGACCTCGGCACCGACTACAACGCCGTCATCTGGGTGACGAGCGCCTACCTGCTCGCGTACGCGGTGCCGCTGCTCATCACCGGCCGGCTCGGCGACCGCTTCGGCCCGAAGAACATCTACCTGATCGGCCTCGTCATCTTCACTGCGGCGTCCGCCTGGTGCGGGTTCGCGGGATCGATCGGCTTCCTGATCGCAGCCCGCGTCGTCCAGGGCCTCGGCGCCGCACTGATGACGCCGCAGACCATGGCCGTCATCACCCGCATCTTCCCGCCCGAGCGCCGCGGCGCGGCCATGGGGCTGTGGGGCGCCGTCGCGGGCGTCGCCACCCTGATCGGCCCGCTGCTCGGCGGCATCCTGGTCGACACCCTCGGCTGGGAGTGGATCTTCTTCATCAACGTGCCCGTCGGCATCGTGGCGTTCATCCTCGCCATGCGCCTGGTGCCGAAGCTCCCGACGCACACCCACCGGTTCGACATCCTCGGCGTGATCCTGTCCGCGGTCGGCATGTTCCTGCTGGTGTTCGGCATCCAGGAGGGCGGCACCTACGACTGGGGCGTCATCTGGGGCCCGATCACCGTGTGGGGCCTCATCATCGCCGGCATCGTCGTGCTCGCCGCGTTCGTGGTGTGGCAGGCCGTCAACAAGAAGGAGCCGCTGCTGCCGCTCCCGCTCTTCCGCGACCGCAACTTCTCGCTCTCGAACGCCGCCATCACCACGGTCGGCTTCGCGGTGACCTGTATGGCGCTGCCGCTGGTGTTCTACTTCCAGACGGTCCGTGGCCTCACCCCGACCGAGTCCGCCCTGATGCTCGCGCCGACCGCCGTCTTCTCGGGCGTCCTCGCGCCGTTCGTCGGCAAGCTCATCGACCGGGTGAACCCGCGCAACATCGCCACCCCGGCGCTGGTCCTGTTCGCCTTCTCGCTGTTCCTGTACTCGCGGATGCTGTCGCCGGACGTCAACATCTTCCTGCTGCTCATCCCGAGCGCCCTCCTCGGCATCGCGATGTCGGGAGTGTGGGGTCCGATCTCCACGACCGCGACCCGCAACCTGCCCATGAACCAGGCGGGCGCGGGGTCCGGCGTGTTCAACACGACGCGTCAGATCGGCGCCGTGCTGGGAAGCGCATCCATCGCCGCCCTCATCTCCGGACGTCTGGCCGTCGACCTGCCGAAGGTCCCGGGCGGCTCGGCGAACGCGAGCGAAGCGGCCGCCGGGACCGAGCTCCCGCAGTTCCTCCACGCCGGCTTCACGCAGGCCATGTCGGAGGCCCTGCTGCTGCCCGCTGCTGTCGCCTTCCTCGGCGCGCTGGTCGTCGTCTGGTGGGAGCGCCCGCAGCCGCCCGCCTGGTCGCGCCCGGCCGGTGCGGCGGCAGCGCCCGGTGCGACGGCCGTCGACGCGACCGACGGCGTCTCATCCACGCACGGCGCCCACGCCGCCCCGGTCCCGGTGGATGCGACCGTCCACGGCTCGCACGTCGCCGACGTGCCGCCCGCGACGGATGCGGCCCCCGGCGAGGAGCCGCCGCACGGCGTCCACGCCGCTCCGGTCACCGACTGACACCGAAAAGGGAGGAGTTCCCAGCCATCGCGGCTGCGAACTCCTCCCTTTTCCGTTCTCCGACGAGCTCAGGCGGCGATGTCCTCCGTTTCCGACACCACCCGCACCGCGTTCGCCCACGGGTCGTCGAACGCCAGCGTCCTGCCGTCGTCGCGGGTCTGGACGCCGTAGTGCCGCATCCGCTCCTCCAGCGCGCCCACAGCGTCGGCGGAGGGGAGGCGCAGCTCGACCTCGCCGAGGCCGAGGGCCAGTCGGCGTCGTCCGGCGCCCCGGCTGTTCCACGTGTTCATCGCCATGTGGTGGTGGTAGCCGCCGGCGCTGACGAACAGCGCCGATCCGCCCAGCGCCGCCGTCGCCTCGAATCCGAGCCGGTCGACGTAGAACTCGCGGGCGGTCGCGACGTCTCCGACCGAGAGGTGCACGTGCCCGACGGCGGCGTCGCCGAAGACGGCAGCGTCGTCCGAGCCCGACTCCGCGAGCGCCGCTCCCCGCTCCGTGAGGTGCTCCTCCAGGAAGCCGTTGGGGTCGAGGAACAGGGTGCCCATCTCGACCTGACCGTGGGTCCAACTCCACAGCGACCGGTCGCGGTCCCAGTAGAGCTCGACCCCGTTGCCCTCCGGGTCGGTGAAGTAGAACGCCTTGCTGACCAGGTGGTCGGCGCTGCCGGTGAAGGTCCCTGGAGCGCGTCGGGCGACCGAGTAGACGGCCGCGGCCAGCGCCTCCTCGCTGTCGAAGAGGATCGCGGTGTGAAAAAGACCTGCTTCTCCCGGCCCCGCGTGGGCGAGCTCCGGCGCGTGCTCCAGCACGACGGACGGGGTGGATCCGCGGCCCAGGATCACGCGGTGACCCTCCGACGCGAGCACGCGCAGCGTGACGGCGTCGCGGTAGTACGCGGTCATCCGGTCGAGGTCGGCGACGCGGAGGGTGACGGCGCCCATGGCGGAGTCGGCGGGGAGCAGTTCGGGCATACCTCCTTTAACAGGCTCGGAGGTCACCGTATTTCACGGACGCTCACGTCTCGATCGCGCCGCCGGTCTCGGCGAGGTACCGGCGCAGGGTGAGCCCCGGATCCTCCGACTGCAGCCGGCGGTACCGGGCGAAGTCGAGCTGGTCGCGCAGGGACGCGCCGCCGCGCATCCGCTCGGCCTGCGCTCCCTCGACCGACTGGATGCGCGCCGCCTCGGCGAACAGCGCCTCGCGGTCGCCCGCGGCCAGCACCAGCACCCCGTCGTCGTCGGCCACGATCCAGTGCTCGGGCGTGACCGCGACGCCGTCGAGGAACGCCGAGCGCATGGCCGTCCCGGCGGGCGGAACACGCCGCGGACCGAACGGATGCGCGCCCCGGCTGAACACCGGCAGCCCGATCTCGCGCAGCTGTGCGGTGTCGCGGTGGCGTCCCCAGATGACCGCACCGGACATCCCGGCGCTCGCGGCCTCCAGCAGCATCAGGTCGCCGACGCACGCCTCGTCGTCGCGCCCGCCGTTGTCGACGACCAGCACCGCGCCCGGGGGAGCGTCGTCGATCGTCTCGAGCAGCACATCCACACTGCCGAGATGTGTGACGGGGGCGGCGGGCCCGGCGAACGGGCGCCCCGGCAGCAGAGCGATCAGGTCGACGGGAGCGGTTCCCACGGCGAGGCCGAGACGCACGGC
This region of Leifsonia sp. fls2-241-R2A-40a genomic DNA includes:
- a CDS encoding uracil-DNA glycosylase family protein, translated to MFDRFFDLIRAVPEPDDAELLYGDDEPGRLRERNLRRYLELPHAPILLLGEAPGWRGMTVTGVPFTSVREVEAGVLPGLELPSGPQAPWEASSRVFWATMEQWQGPLPLSWPVYPHHPFVPGHPQTNRTPRSSEVRQGGPVALELIRALGVQTVVAVGRKAQGALAEAGIEAPAVRHPAQGGARMFTDQLLALNRAMLDAG
- a CDS encoding gamma carbonic anhydrase family protein, encoding MLFALPGDRSPKVADDAWVAPGATVVGDVTLHPGASVWYGAVVRADNAPIVIGPDSNLQDNVSAHVDPAFPLTVGARVSVGHNAVLHGCTIEDDVLIGMSATVMNGARIGTGSLVAAGAVVTQGADIPPRSLVAGVPAKVRRELTDEELRSIAENAAVYLDKTAQHRDAVALD
- a CDS encoding PadR family transcriptional regulator, giving the protein MSEPRTLTPLAVAALALLAERPSHPYEMYQTLMQRSEDRLVKVRPGSLYHTVDRLEAHGFVRATGTEREGNRPERTTYEITDDGTRALGERITDIIGTPTNEYPEFPLGLGEAHNLPVETVVALLRKRVSLIRADTTVLDDAVAHLTERGVPAKYWLDVRYQRALAAADAALLESLIADLETGVVSWSEEKH
- a CDS encoding DHA2 family efflux MFS transporter permease subunit, with translation MERQYKPWPALWALVIGFFMILIDTTIVSVANPSIMKGLDLGTDYNAVIWVTSAYLLAYAVPLLITGRLGDRFGPKNIYLIGLVIFTAASAWCGFAGSIGFLIAARVVQGLGAALMTPQTMAVITRIFPPERRGAAMGLWGAVAGVATLIGPLLGGILVDTLGWEWIFFINVPVGIVAFILAMRLVPKLPTHTHRFDILGVILSAVGMFLLVFGIQEGGTYDWGVIWGPITVWGLIIAGIVVLAAFVVWQAVNKKEPLLPLPLFRDRNFSLSNAAITTVGFAVTCMALPLVFYFQTVRGLTPTESALMLAPTAVFSGVLAPFVGKLIDRVNPRNIATPALVLFAFSLFLYSRMLSPDVNIFLLLIPSALLGIAMSGVWGPISTTATRNLPMNQAGAGSGVFNTTRQIGAVLGSASIAALISGRLAVDLPKVPGGSANASEAAAGTELPQFLHAGFTQAMSEALLLPAAVAFLGALVVVWWERPQPPAWSRPAGAAAAPGATAVDATDGVSSTHGAHAAPVPVDATVHGSHVADVPPATDAAPGEEPPHGVHAAPVTD
- a CDS encoding VOC family protein — protein: MPELLPADSAMGAVTLRVADLDRMTAYYRDAVTLRVLASEGHRVILGRGSTPSVVLEHAPELAHAGPGEAGLFHTAILFDSEEALAAAVYSVARRAPGTFTGSADHLVSKAFYFTDPEGNGVELYWDRDRSLWSWTHGQVEMGTLFLDPNGFLEEHLTERGAALAESGSDDAAVFGDAAVGHVHLSVGDVATAREFYVDRLGFEATAALGGSALFVSAGGYHHHMAMNTWNSRGAGRRRLALGLGEVELRLPSADAVGALEERMRHYGVQTRDDGRTLAFDDPWANAVRVVSETEDIAA
- a CDS encoding RraA family protein yields the protein MDAASTPATAAIADAAVRLGLAVGTAPVDLIALLPGRPFAGPAAPVTHLGSVDVLLETIDDAPPGAVLVVDNGGRDDEACVGDLMLLEAASAGMSGAVIWGRHRDTAQLREIGLPVFSRGAHPFGPRRVPPAGTAMRSAFLDGVAVTPEHWIVADDDGVLVLAAGDREALFAEAARIQSVEGAQAERMRGGASLRDQLDFARYRRLQSEDPGLTLRRYLAETGGAIET